The Oryza brachyantha chromosome 6, ObraRS2, whole genome shotgun sequence region ggctataaaaagcttggatcggctagaaacttaatagaaatagacttgaattaaatattagaccaacgtaatctgccaatttacttattaatcttagtcgatcgaacgagcccctataatcagatcaaaccaaacatatatagatcggacttaaccaaaacagtatgcagtcgagcacgatatagTTACAGGAAACataaagatcgataaggctaataaataaccgatgaattacttggaataaataaacaatgaatgctttgctgcgatcggctaaaaccaatttacgTGTAATTCTCGTTAgctgatgcaacataaataactatcaaTCTAACTAAAGCAAGCcgattgatataaaaataaaacggtaagacaatcggctactctattgatgtaaacatgatgaacatgtagatcagTAAAGATaatcggctataaacgactggcaaacgaccaagatctataaaatacctaacTTAGTctactaagaataatcatagaagattggATCatccgagacagttcaagattacgcctagcaatgtcaagctagatactaaacagatctagatcaCTATCAAGCTAACGAGCCGATGACCGATAACTTATCGGCCGGTTACTCCGAtagaacaatgaacaaaatacatcgatctaatataaactatttgataaacgcaatctactagagcGGAGCGAATCGAgatagtactagattgaatatgtcaaatagcaaatgtCAAACCAAAAtagatcacccaaagtggtcgaccagatcaactcaaaatacgaaagtgatctaagctgaaactgatacgataactggcaatcgcacaaccaggttagaagatcagaccgaaccgagacagtcctcaTCTAGCCGaggcgattaccgtggcctgGCGGAACATAACCcttacccctccgtcggatatcgaagcgatgcagccccacgtcaagtgccaagttccgtcagagttgaaacctcggaagagggacgaaagtagttgatctaaattatgatgtagatgaaTTACAATGatcccgggcatacatatttatatcctcgGGAGGATAATAGTCCACGTCGGACACAACATACGAcccctaatagataaaaagaaataacaaacacTATCTCTAATACGACACACGTttcttaatagataaaaaaacaagtccCGAatggactctaactctcttagagataaaacaataatcctaactaactctaattaatagataaaattacgccGTCAAAccttggtcttcatgattccCTAGGATTCGAACTCCtccggataaaatttccaTCCGTGATTGCACGttttcttatccgaatccaataagaaaatttactaaattttggtgttaacactaTGTTCTTGTTCTAGTCCCCGTTTCGCTAGTCGCTGCCTCACCGGATCTGGTTGCCTTGTTGTTAGTCGCCGGATGAGCGTGTGGTGGCAATTATTTGTGCAAAATTGAACACACTAAGAGTGTGTTTCGTTGGCAGGATATCCCGAGATAGGAGATGACCGTCTAGTTATTTGATACGTTTGGTACGTGGGCGAAGCTTGATAGGGTAACCCAGGAAAAGAATATTTTACAAAGGATGCTAAATAAGCATATCCGGACAAATTGGCCAGAAGAGCTCTCCACCTAACTAACAACGATCATTAGTTGTTGTCTAGTGATAATTAGCATATTTTTtcactaattaataatttaccAAGTTTACATTAGCGTTGGTTAGTGAtcatagatatagatatattttgtttttaagttaTACTAATTATGAAAAGATCTAGGATGGTtaacttatattattattcattagtaattcaatatgcTCGTCTCATCCATACAACTAAATAAAGAATTGAATCATCCTATTCATccgataaaatataaaactgaatcaccatatacataaaaatacgGATGGTCATATCTATCACACATTGACCgtcaaccaaacacatcaaaGTGGTAATAGTCTAGGCGTGTCTGGGTTAGCCTGGGCACGATGGACTGCCGTGCCGTCAGGCCGGCCCGGCACAAGGATGACGACGTAGATTTAGAGACCGTTTGTTTGGAGGAACTAATCCACAAGTCCCTCcactttagtcccttttagcctctaaaatattaaacatggGGACTAAAACGAATTAAAACTATCTAGATCCATAAGTCTCTAGGAGAGgtgctaaaagggactaaataCCTATAGTATACCTACTCTACTACTTTAGACCTATGACTATGTGTGTATGTTATATACTATTGAGTAGGTTATTTAATAAGGTTTTAGTCCCTTCAAACAAACAGGATATAACTAAAAAGGACTTATGTTTTAGTCCTAGTACTTATTAGCACCTTAGTTTAACCGCCCTGTCTAAACTCAAGGGCTCGATCGTGCATCCGTTTCTATCGCTTCTCCCGGAATCCCGGGATTCATCTGTTCTACAGCTACAGATAAATACAtccaacaaaattttatctcGCTCTCCCGTGTGCTTTTTCAATCTCGTCACCGCACTCACTTTGGCTTCCATGGCAATGGCATCATCTTTGACGCCGGTGGTTGGTGGTCGTTAGGTAGCACGCGGCGTCTTCCCGTACATTCGTGattgatggcggcggcggcggcggcttcgggAGAGCGGGGGCGGCGGTACTGGCGGTGGAGCAAGCCGGATTTTTTCCCGGAGCCGTCGTTCGCGAGCTGGCGCTCCTACGGCGGCGCGCTCGCGGCCACCGTGCCGCGGCTGGTCGACCGCGTCGGGAGCCGGTCgtcggaggaggtggaggccggGACGCTGCGCGCCGAGAGCGAGAACCCGCTGCGGCGGTGCCTGTCGTGGGTGGACCTCGCGTTCCTTGGGTTCGGATCCGTCGTCGGCTCCGGGGTGTTCGTGCTCACCGGCCAGGAGGCGCGCTTCGACGCCGGCCCGGCGATCCCGCTCGCGTACGCCGCGGCGGGGTTCTCCGCGCTGCTCTCGTCCTTCTGCTACGCCGAGCTCTCCACCGAGATCCCCTCCGCGGGGGGCTCGTTCTCGTACCTCCGCGTCGAGCTCGGCGACATCGCGGcgttcctcgccgccgggaaCATACTGCTCGAGGCCGTCGTAGGGGCGGCGGGGCTCGGCCGGTCGTGGACGTCGTACCTCGCCGCGCTCCTGGGCCGCGACACCGACGCGCTCCGCATCCAcgtgccggcgctcgccgaAGGGTTCAACCTGCTCGAccccatcgccgtcgtcgtgttAATCTGCACCTCCGCGGTGGCCGTGTCCGGCGCGCGCATCACGTCCACGCTCAACTCGCTGGCGTCGGTGGTCGGCATCGGCATCATCGCCTTCGTGCTGGCGGCCGGGTTCTCCCACTTCGATGCAGGCAACCTCGCGCCGtccttcttccccttcggcGCCGCGGGCGTGTTCCGCGCGGCCGGGGTGGTGTACTGGTCGTACACCGGCTTCGACATGGTGGCCACCATGGCGGAGGAGACGAGGAACCCGGAACGCGACGTGCCCCTCGGGCTCATCTCGTCGATGTCGGCCATCACCGTCGTGTACTGCCTCATGTCGCTGGCGCTGGTCGGGATGCAGCGGTACAGCGAGATCGACGCCAACGCCGCCTACTCGGtggcgttcgccgccgccgggatgAAGTTGGCGCGCTACGTGGTGGCGTTCGGCGCGCTCAAGGGGATGACGAGCGGGCTCCTCGTCGGCGCGCTCGGGCAGGCCCGGTACACGACGCAGATCGCGCGGACGCACATGATCCCGCCGTACTTCGCGCTCGTCCACCCGAGGACCGGCACGCCGATctacgccaccgccgccgtcacgcTCGGCGCCGCCTGCGTCGCGCTCTTCTCCAGCCTCGACGTGCTCGCCTCGGTCTCCTCCATCAGCACTCTCTTCATcttcgcgctcgtcgccgtggcACTCCTCGTCCGCCGCTACTACGTCgccgggacgacgacggccgcgcAGCTGCGCACCTTCCTCGCCTTCCTCGCGCTCGTCGTCCTCTCCTCCATCGGCCTCTCCGTCTACTACAACTCCCGGTACGCCGCGCGGTGGCCCGGGTACGCGGCGTTCGGCGCCGGGtgggcggccggcgcggctgggctggcgCTGTGCGCGGAGCGGCAGCGCGTGCCCAAGGTGTACGGCGTGCCGCTCATGCCGTGGCTGCCGGCCATGTCTGTCGCCACCAACCTCTTCCTGATGGGCTCGCTCGGCACCGCGGCGTACATGCGCTTCGGCATCTGCACGGCCGCCATGCTCGTCTACTACGTCCTCTTCGGCGTGCACGCCACCTACGACCTCGCGCACTCCGACGACGCTGCCGCCGACAGGCTCGAGCACGGCAAGATCGCCGcgccgactccgccgccgccggcatgaCACGGCTTGAAGCtttcttgatgatgatttAGTCGTTTTAATTTTGTTCCTCGGAAACGAGCAGCAGGTCTCATTAgtcattaattttcttttctgtcgGAATTTCACATTCATTTGGATCTCCCCTGGAAGATTTTTTACTCAATTCCTTTTAGAAGTTAGATGTTTTATATGAATTActgtaaattttatactgaCCTCTTTGGAAGGTCTCATTAGTCATTAATCATAATAATCTATCTGAATTACTAGGGTGCATTTCACATTTATTTGGATGACTGGATCTCTATgggcattttttaaaaaaaaacttcctgCCAGAAATGAAATGTTCTATATAAATTACCACTGCAAAATTTATTATTCTGAATTATGCCTGAAAAATAGCCCAAATGgccagtttttttataattatagctTTAGTTTTTCtggttaaattattttgttggttTCCATCTGATCCGCAGCAGCTTCATTCAACCTGTTGTTTTCATCTAAAGTTACAAGTAACAACAAATGGATGTCACCATCACATAACCTGAAGCACAAACATAGATTCTCCTCTCCATAAAGGAAGAGTGCACTTATACAGCAGGTATTAGCACAAAGCCGAAGACAATCATAATATAGTGACGGCGCACATGCTGACACACTAATTCTGGCTTAACGCAGTCCAAGCACACAGGGCACACTGTCAATCATCCCAACAGGCACAACAAAtcccatcctttttttttttgttcttttcacTCAATCCTGCCGACAAAAAACAATGATTGaaggcaaagaaaaaaagttagcCCTTGTGAGATATTTCGTCGCCTTGCAATGCGACTTTATACAAACTGTCTTATTTGTGAACGTGTTTCTCGtttgattaattattgtaatttttttggagaGCCTATGGAATATGCaccacatacatatatatatatatatatatataagccaaaatttgaatttttatccttcaatttaaaattgattttgagttttcattatagcttattttttaatcttgtcCTTTTAACTTGCTAAGAATGcagatataaaatatttattcacaAACTGATTTTAGTTTGCAGATACGCTGTATGGCTGTTTGTGCATTCTAGTGGATGAATTATTTCGCTGTATCCTTGTGCAAATAAATAGGTCCTGTGAGTGGTCCAGCTAGATATCTTCCATTTGTCCATCCAGATGAGCGCAGTATCTATTATTGGACATCAATGTAAATAATtggtcattattttttttaatgtactcCAGTTGTCCCTTTTTAATTGATACCGGATACGGTTCATGAATactcgtcatttttagaaaaaatgattatttaaaagaaTGCCATACTACCAAAGTACGTACAATGCAGACTAAATAGAACTATACTATTTGCATTCATCAAAACATGgaaattaagttttttattagtcaaAGATAAATTCACACTGATCAATGGTGATAAATACTATCTGAtcccaaaatgtaagcatttttaAGTTGTTTAATATggattaagtttaaaaaacattaataaataagaaataaataaagtcgGAAAATTTgatggagaagaaaaggaaaaaattgaACACGAAGTAACTGATGAGAcaagtaataatatatattgtcaaaaatacttatattttagtccAAGATTtgattctaaaaatatttacattttagaacagaaCGAGTAGAAAGGAACCAGGAGGAGTAAAAAACGAGTGACAAATcaacgcaaaaaaaaaattaaggcaTGTACTTTTATACTTTTGTCAGTCTAAAAACTAATgtcaaaaaatacaaaatgatGAAATGTTCCCCCATATTAATGTAAAGATAGGTTATAAATTAGCAAAGTGCGAGTGCATTACAACATAACgtccaaattttattaatgttATTCTTAtgaattgcattttttttctggtttgaCCATGTGCGGCAGCTGATGTGGCCACCGCTGCTTGGCTTGGGGTGGTGTCCAATTTTAAGATGAATCAGAGATGATGCTGCACCATTGGATTGAGATCCAACGGTTCCACATCACTCAAAACTCAATGTATAGCGTGTGACGTGTCACTAGCTCGCGTCTACTTAACAAGTGATCAAGCGTGCACCGCGTAACTTACTGGGAGCAGTCGACGTCGGGGGAGAAGGTGTACGGCAGGGAGAGGCCGCAGTCCGCCGGCAGgtccctcgccggcgcggcctcgacggcggtgaACTGGCCGGCGACCGACTTGAGGCACTCGCACGCCGCCTGCCGGTCCTCggtggtggccgcggcggcggccaggccGGACAGGCCGTCGCAGCACTCGCTGGAGGGGTGCTCCTCGTCTCCCTGCAGGAATCCCATGCACGGGGACACGTCG contains the following coding sequences:
- the LOC121054704 gene encoding cationic amino acid transporter 8, vacuolar-like, which translates into the protein MAAAAAASGERGRRYWRWSKPDFFPEPSFASWRSYGGALAATVPRLVDRVGSRSSEEVEAGTLRAESENPLRRCLSWVDLAFLGFGSVVGSGVFVLTGQEARFDAGPAIPLAYAAAGFSALLSSFCYAELSTEIPSAGGSFSYLRVELGDIAAFLAAGNILLEAVVGAAGLGRSWTSYLAALLGRDTDALRIHVPALAEGFNLLDPIAVVVLICTSAVAVSGARITSTLNSLASVVGIGIIAFVLAAGFSHFDAGNLAPSFFPFGAAGVFRAAGVVYWSYTGFDMVATMAEETRNPERDVPLGLISSMSAITVVYCLMSLALVGMQRYSEIDANAAYSVAFAAAGMKLARYVVAFGALKGMTSGLLVGALGQARYTTQIARTHMIPPYFALVHPRTGTPIYATAAVTLGAACVALFSSLDVLASVSSISTLFIFALVAVALLVRRYYVAGTTTAAQLRTFLAFLALVVLSSIGLSVYYNSRYAARWPGYAAFGAGWAAGAAGLALCAERQRVPKVYGVPLMPWLPAMSVATNLFLMGSLGTAAYMRFGICTAAMLVYYVLFGVHATYDLAHSDDAAADRLEHGKIAAPTPPPPA
- the LOC107304417 gene encoding non-specific lipid-transfer protein 4.1-like, which codes for MGKNASRLAAVLVVLLLLALRQLEADEVSFSCSGVISDVSPCMGFLQGDEEHPSSECCDGLSGLAAAAATTEDRQAACECLKSVAGQFTAVEAAPARDLPADCGLSLPYTFSPDVDCSQIE